The following proteins are co-located in the Massilia litorea genome:
- a CDS encoding putative Na+/H+ antiporter, with amino-acid sequence MTTMQLVGATLFACALVHTFAAKGFEMLADRHPRHEGLFHLLGEVEVVFGFWAFILVLAMALISGPGAAIDYAESRQYTEPLFVFVVMVIAASRPVLDAMRSLLRTLARLAPVRTEVALAWLGLALVPLAGSLITEPAAMTLAALMLAPQVFRPGIPEPLKYGALGVLFVNVSIGGTLTSYAAPPVLMVASTWGWDSATMLAQFGWRAALAVLINATVATLLLRAHLAPAALDEAPPVPVKVSAIHLLFLAAVVLLAHHPVLFLGLFLLFLGFTQAYQRHQDPLILKEGLLVGFFLAGLVVLGGMQQWWLQPIVSSLAPTALFFGALGLTAITDNAALTYLGSLIAGLSEQAKYMLVAGAVAGGGLTVIANAPNPAGAALLRRGFNDESIGALGLLAGALGPTIVAAILFLI; translated from the coding sequence ATGACCACGATGCAGCTGGTCGGCGCCACCCTCTTCGCCTGCGCCCTTGTCCACACCTTCGCCGCCAAGGGCTTCGAGATGCTGGCCGACCGCCATCCGCGCCATGAAGGCCTGTTCCACCTGCTCGGCGAAGTCGAGGTCGTGTTCGGTTTCTGGGCCTTCATCCTGGTGCTGGCGATGGCCCTCATTTCCGGTCCCGGCGCGGCCATCGACTACGCCGAATCGCGCCAGTACACCGAGCCGCTGTTCGTGTTCGTGGTCATGGTGATCGCCGCGTCGCGCCCGGTCCTGGACGCCATGCGCTCGCTGCTGCGCACGCTCGCGCGGCTGGCGCCGGTCCGCACCGAAGTCGCGCTTGCATGGCTGGGCCTGGCCCTGGTCCCGCTGGCCGGTTCCCTGATCACGGAACCGGCCGCGATGACGCTGGCCGCCCTGATGCTCGCGCCCCAGGTGTTCCGCCCCGGCATTCCGGAACCGCTGAAATACGGGGCGCTGGGCGTGCTGTTCGTCAACGTGTCGATCGGCGGCACCCTGACCTCCTATGCCGCGCCGCCGGTGCTGATGGTGGCCTCGACCTGGGGCTGGGACAGCGCCACCATGCTGGCGCAATTCGGCTGGCGCGCGGCCCTCGCCGTGCTCATCAATGCCACGGTCGCCACCCTGCTGCTGCGGGCGCACCTGGCGCCCGCAGCCCTCGACGAGGCGCCGCCGGTGCCGGTCAAGGTCTCGGCGATCCACCTGCTGTTCCTCGCCGCGGTGGTGCTGCTGGCGCACCATCCGGTGCTGTTCCTCGGCCTGTTTTTATTGTTCCTCGGCTTTACCCAGGCTTATCAGCGCCACCAGGATCCCCTGATCCTGAAGGAGGGCTTGCTGGTCGGATTTTTCCTGGCCGGTCTCGTGGTGCTGGGCGGCATGCAGCAATGGTGGCTGCAGCCGATCGTCTCGAGCCTGGCGCCGACCGCCCTGTTCTTCGGTGCGCTCGGCTTGACGGCAATCACCGACAATGCGGCACTGACCTATCTCGGTTCGCTGATCGCCGGGCTGTCCGAGCAGGCCAAGTACATGCTGGTGGCAGGCGCGGTGGCCGGCGGCGGCCTGACCGTGATCGCCAACGCCCCGAATCCCGCCGGCGCCGCGCTGCTGCGGCGCGGCTTCAACGACGAATCGATCGGCGCCCTCGGCCTGCTGGCAGGCGCCCTGGGACCGACGATCGTTGCCGCAATCCTGTTCCTGATCTAG
- a CDS encoding NADH:flavin oxidoreductase/NADH oxidase: MPSLFSSYTLKSVTLRNRIVASPMCQYMAQDGFMNDWHGGHYAGLARGGVGLVIVEATAVSPEGRITPGDAGIWSDDHVAGLAAIARSIKSAGAVPGIQIGHAGRKAGCTPPWEGGAPLDPSDPAAWEPLAPSAVPFVAGSAYVPKAMTLADIGRVQQDFADAARRAADAGFEWIELHFAHGFLGQEFLSTHTNKRGDGYGGSLANRARFLLETVRAVREVWPETLPLTARLGVIEFSGAEETSLAESVQVLRWLKEAGLDLVDVGLALSTPDEAVPWGPNMLLPYAAPIRSTTGLAVGTSWMITSAREADGYLRDGKLDLVYIARTLLANPHWPFQAARELGIDDPASVLPTPYGFWLNNWS, from the coding sequence ATGCCATCGTTATTTTCCTCCTATACCCTCAAAAGCGTCACCCTGCGTAACCGCATCGTCGCTTCGCCGATGTGCCAATACATGGCGCAGGACGGCTTCATGAATGACTGGCACGGGGGCCATTACGCCGGCCTGGCGCGCGGCGGCGTCGGACTGGTGATCGTCGAGGCGACCGCCGTCTCGCCGGAAGGGCGCATCACGCCGGGCGACGCCGGCATCTGGAGCGACGACCACGTGGCCGGTCTCGCCGCGATCGCGAGGTCGATCAAGTCGGCGGGCGCGGTGCCCGGCATCCAGATCGGGCATGCCGGGCGCAAGGCCGGCTGCACGCCGCCATGGGAGGGCGGGGCGCCGCTCGACCCATCCGACCCTGCCGCATGGGAACCGCTGGCGCCAAGTGCCGTGCCCTTCGTCGCCGGCAGCGCCTACGTCCCGAAGGCGATGACGCTGGCCGACATCGGGCGCGTGCAGCAGGACTTCGCCGATGCGGCGCGCCGTGCGGCCGATGCCGGCTTCGAATGGATCGAACTGCACTTCGCACACGGCTTCCTGGGCCAGGAATTCCTGTCGACGCACACGAACAAACGCGGCGACGGCTATGGCGGTTCGCTGGCGAACCGCGCCCGCTTCCTGCTCGAGACGGTAAGGGCGGTGCGCGAGGTGTGGCCGGAAACGCTGCCGCTGACGGCGCGCCTCGGCGTGATCGAGTTCAGCGGTGCGGAGGAGACCTCGCTGGCCGAGTCGGTGCAGGTGCTGCGCTGGCTGAAGGAGGCCGGGCTGGACCTGGTCGATGTCGGCCTGGCCTTGTCGACGCCCGACGAAGCGGTGCCGTGGGGACCGAACATGCTGCTGCCCTATGCGGCGCCGATCCGGTCGACGACGGGGCTGGCGGTCGGCACCAGCTGGATGATCACGAGCGCCCGCGAGGCCGACGGCTACCTCCGGGACGGCAAGCTCGATCTCGTGTATATCGCGCGCACCTTGCTGGCCAATCCGCACTGGCCATTCCAGGCCGCGCGCGAACTGGGCATCGACGATCCGGCGTCGGTCCTGCCGACGCCCTACGGCTTCTGGCTGAACAACTGGTCCTGA
- a CDS encoding aldo/keto reductase — MPQRKLGTLEVSALGAGCMSISANYGPPADRAQGIRVMREAHERGVTLFDTAEVYGPYTNEELVGEALAPIRGKVAIATKFGFDIGKGGLNSRPEHIRKVVEASLTRLRTDRIDLLYQHRVDPAVPIEDVAGAVAGLIREGKVLHFGLSEAGPDTIRRAHKVQPLSAIQTEYSLMNRDPEHKGVLAVCEELGIGFVPWGPLGMGYLAGRIDARTRFDPKTDLRAGFERFSSENIAANAPILALLARFAQRENATRAQVALAWLLAQKPWIVPIPGTRNRSHLAENHGALEVRLSAADLREIDSAFARVTVHGGRMNREQMRIVEA, encoded by the coding sequence ATGCCGCAACGTAAACTGGGAACGCTCGAGGTCTCGGCCCTGGGCGCGGGCTGCATGAGCATCAGCGCCAACTATGGCCCGCCGGCCGACCGGGCGCAGGGTATCCGCGTCATGCGCGAAGCCCACGAGCGCGGCGTCACCCTGTTCGATACGGCCGAAGTGTACGGGCCCTATACGAACGAGGAACTGGTCGGCGAAGCCCTGGCGCCGATTCGCGGCAAGGTCGCCATCGCGACCAAGTTCGGCTTCGACATCGGCAAGGGTGGCTTGAACAGCCGGCCGGAGCATATCCGCAAGGTGGTCGAGGCGTCCTTGACACGCCTGCGCACGGACCGCATCGATTTGCTCTATCAGCACCGGGTCGACCCGGCGGTGCCGATCGAGGACGTCGCCGGCGCCGTGGCCGGCCTGATCCGGGAAGGGAAGGTGCTGCACTTCGGCCTGTCCGAAGCGGGCCCGGACACGATCCGGCGCGCGCACAAGGTGCAGCCGCTGAGCGCCATCCAGACCGAATACTCGCTGATGAACCGCGACCCGGAACACAAGGGCGTGCTCGCCGTGTGCGAAGAACTCGGGATCGGCTTCGTTCCCTGGGGCCCGCTCGGGATGGGTTACCTGGCCGGCCGGATCGACGCACGCACCCGGTTCGACCCGAAAACAGATTTGCGCGCCGGCTTCGAGCGCTTCTCGTCTGAAAACATCGCGGCCAACGCGCCCATCCTGGCACTGCTGGCGCGCTTCGCGCAACGTGAAAACGCAACGCGGGCCCAGGTGGCGCTGGCATGGCTGCTGGCGCAAAAGCCCTGGATCGTGCCCATTCCCGGCACCCGCAACCGGTCGCACCTCGCGGAGAACCATGGCGCCCTGGAGGTCCGGCTGTCGGCGGCGGACCTGCGCGAGATCGACAGTGCCTTTGCCAGGGTCACGGTGCATGGCGGGCGCATGAACAGGGAACAGATGCGGATCGTGGAAGCGTAG
- a CDS encoding TolC family protein has protein sequence MDLHDLAGQRFSRRLGVIRTALAFALLSGFFSAQAQAAVAGLTLAQAQQRALDRSRSLPARDASIAATRELAVAAGRLSDPVLRAGIDNLPISGAERYNIGTDFMTMRRIGVMQELTSSDKRRLRASQLHGTADKASAEKEAEIARIEKDTALAWLDLYFARQAADLVGQQVAQAQLDLQAAQAAYRSGKGGQGELFAARGRVVAAQDKVSEFDTRVRAARSMLSRWAGPDADAATADMPNLDQLRLDPDAVDSQLAHHPEIAALDREAGIARTEAQLAEANRHPDWSVEVALQQRGQGYSNMVSVGVSVPLQWDRKNRQDRELAARLLRVDQVGAEREERLRGHAAEIRVMLDEWRSGRERIARYRRELLPLVADQSAAVLAAYRGGKASLSDVLAARRNELDVRLQALQLEAETARRWAQLNFLYPSSRSMPAMPNQPEARP, from the coding sequence ATGGATCTTCATGACCTCGCTGGGCAGCGCTTCTCGCGCCGCCTCGGCGTGATTCGCACGGCGCTTGCCTTCGCATTGCTGTCCGGCTTTTTCTCAGCCCAGGCACAAGCCGCCGTCGCGGGCTTGACCCTTGCACAGGCGCAGCAGCGTGCCCTTGACCGTTCGCGCTCGCTGCCCGCACGCGACGCGTCCATCGCGGCGACCCGCGAGCTGGCGGTCGCCGCCGGCCGCCTTTCCGACCCAGTGCTGCGCGCCGGGATCGATAATCTACCGATCAGCGGCGCCGAGCGCTACAACATCGGTACGGATTTCATGACCATGCGCCGGATCGGCGTGATGCAGGAACTGACCTCGTCCGACAAGCGACGGCTGCGCGCCTCCCAGCTCCACGGGACGGCGGACAAGGCATCGGCGGAAAAGGAAGCGGAGATTGCCCGCATCGAAAAGGACACGGCGCTGGCATGGCTTGACCTGTATTTCGCACGACAGGCGGCCGACCTCGTGGGGCAACAGGTCGCCCAGGCACAACTGGACCTCCAGGCGGCCCAGGCGGCATATCGCTCGGGCAAGGGTGGCCAGGGCGAATTGTTCGCCGCGCGCGGGCGCGTCGTTGCTGCGCAGGACAAGGTGAGCGAGTTCGATACGCGCGTCCGGGCAGCCCGGAGCATGTTGTCGCGGTGGGCCGGTCCCGATGCCGACGCCGCAACGGCGGACATGCCGAATCTCGACCAGCTCCGGCTCGATCCGGATGCCGTCGACAGCCAGCTTGCGCACCACCCGGAAATCGCGGCGCTCGACCGCGAAGCCGGCATCGCCCGTACCGAGGCACAGCTCGCGGAGGCAAACCGGCATCCCGATTGGTCGGTCGAAGTCGCGCTGCAACAGCGCGGACAGGGATATTCGAACATGGTATCCGTTGGCGTATCGGTACCGCTGCAGTGGGACAGGAAGAACCGCCAGGACCGCGAACTCGCAGCCAGGCTGTTGCGCGTCGACCAGGTAGGGGCCGAGCGTGAGGAGCGCCTGCGCGGCCATGCCGCGGAAATACGGGTCATGCTGGACGAGTGGCGCAGCGGCCGCGAACGCATCGCTCGCTACAGGCGCGAGCTCCTGCCCCTTGTCGCCGACCAGAGCGCGGCAGTGCTCGCCGCCTACCGCGGCGGCAAGGCCAGCCTGTCCGACGTGCTGGCGGCACGCCGCAACGAACTCGACGTCCGGCTCCAGGCCTTGCAGCTCGAAGCCGAGACGGCAAGGCGCTGGGCGCAGTTGAATTTCCTTTATCCGTCAAGCCGCAGCATGCCGGCAATGCCTAACCAGCCGGAGGCAAGGCCATGA
- a CDS encoding efflux RND transporter periplasmic adaptor subunit, translating to MNRRTIMSIVGGLVALAVTGVGAYRLGTQAGAHGPAATSAGQSASSAGMDQPGRKVLYWHDPMVPGQKFDKPGKSPFMDMDLVPVYADQNGPAGGVEIAPGVQQNLGIRVVEVRKGSLTNSLSVVGNVAFNERDLVVLQARSSGYVEKLLVRAPLEPVRKGQALLQLFVPDWVAAQEEYLAIKRMPAGPDTAGLLDAALQRMRLAGMTDAQVRQVSVQSQTSPRITVTAPVAGVVTELAAREGMAVTMGTPLIRINGLETVWVNAEVPESAAAQVRPGMAVRATSPAFPGTEFSGKVEAVLPEVAASTRTLKARIALANPGGKLVPGMFATIRMTPAQSRETLLVPSEAVIQTGARTVVIVAAGEGRFSAVEIVAGAEADGQTEVIEGLGAGQKVVASGQFLIDSEASLRGSLQRLGAAAAKGSAPAGPTKAATHRATGKIEQIAGDMVTISHGPVPSLKWGAMTMGFAPPASGMPKDLKIGDTVQFEFQAADDGVFKLVSMSRIAGTGGGQ from the coding sequence ATGAACCGCCGCACCATTATGTCGATTGTTGGCGGCCTGGTTGCGCTTGCTGTGACCGGTGTAGGGGCATATCGTCTCGGTACCCAGGCAGGCGCCCATGGGCCGGCTGCGACAAGCGCGGGCCAAAGTGCGTCGTCCGCCGGGATGGACCAGCCGGGACGCAAGGTCCTGTACTGGCACGATCCGATGGTGCCCGGCCAGAAGTTCGACAAGCCCGGCAAATCGCCCTTCATGGACATGGACCTGGTCCCTGTCTATGCCGATCAAAACGGGCCTGCGGGCGGCGTCGAGATTGCCCCTGGTGTCCAGCAGAACCTCGGCATCCGCGTCGTCGAAGTCCGCAAGGGTTCCCTGACGAATTCGCTCAGCGTCGTGGGAAATGTCGCGTTCAACGAGCGCGATCTCGTCGTCCTGCAAGCCCGCAGCAGCGGCTACGTGGAAAAGCTCCTGGTGCGCGCGCCGCTCGAGCCGGTTCGCAAGGGGCAGGCGCTGCTCCAGCTGTTCGTGCCGGACTGGGTCGCCGCACAGGAGGAATACCTGGCCATCAAGCGCATGCCGGCCGGTCCGGATACCGCGGGACTGCTCGACGCGGCGCTGCAGCGCATGCGCTTGGCGGGCATGACCGACGCGCAGGTGCGGCAGGTGAGCGTGCAATCGCAGACCAGCCCGCGCATCACGGTGACCGCGCCGGTCGCCGGCGTCGTCACCGAACTGGCTGCCCGCGAAGGGATGGCGGTCACCATGGGAACGCCCTTAATCCGGATCAATGGACTGGAAACGGTCTGGGTCAATGCCGAGGTGCCCGAGAGCGCGGCGGCGCAGGTCCGGCCCGGAATGGCGGTACGGGCCACGAGCCCGGCCTTCCCCGGAACGGAGTTCAGCGGCAAGGTGGAGGCGGTGCTGCCCGAAGTGGCCGCATCCACGCGCACGCTGAAGGCACGGATAGCGCTTGCCAACCCCGGCGGAAAACTGGTGCCGGGCATGTTCGCGACGATACGCATGACGCCCGCGCAAAGCCGTGAAACCCTGCTGGTTCCGTCGGAAGCGGTGATCCAGACGGGCGCCCGAACCGTCGTCATCGTCGCGGCCGGCGAAGGACGATTCTCTGCGGTGGAGATCGTCGCGGGGGCGGAGGCCGACGGGCAGACCGAAGTCATCGAAGGGCTCGGTGCAGGCCAGAAGGTCGTGGCGTCTGGCCAGTTCCTGATCGATTCCGAGGCGAGCCTGCGCGGCAGCTTGCAACGCCTCGGCGCAGCAGCCGCGAAGGGATCGGCGCCTGCCGGCCCGACGAAAGCCGCGACCCACCGGGCGACCGGGAAAATCGAACAGATCGCCGGCGATATGGTGACGATCTCCCATGGCCCGGTTCCCAGCCTGAAGTGGGGGGCGATGACGATGGGTTTCGCGCCGCCCGCAAGCGGCATGCCGAAGGACCTCAAGATCGGCGACACGGTGCAGTTCGAGTTCCAGGCCGCGGACGATGGCGTGTTCAAGCTCGTCTCGATGTCGCGCATTGCAGGCACGGGAGGCGGTCAATGA
- the imuA gene encoding translesion DNA synthesis-associated protein ImuA: protein MPSSQTLAAPEELHPSLWRASQLAHAHTRCVDTGHPALSKQLPGGGWPTGTLIDLLLQQPGIGEMRLLRPALAAAASRRIVLLQPPHPPQALALAALGVPPSQLIWLRATRGADALWAAEQVLRSGSCGALLFWTNHARGESLRRLHLAAQCGETLFFMMRPLASAQDSSPAPLRLSLRPAAGGLDIGFIKRRGPQRDAPLFLPLTPSLLQRHATVDRPVPAPVTARGFQPELVN, encoded by the coding sequence ATGCCTTCTTCACAAACTCTTGCCGCGCCAGAAGAATTGCACCCTTCACTGTGGCGTGCCTCGCAGCTGGCGCATGCCCATACCCGCTGTGTCGACACCGGCCATCCGGCCTTGTCGAAGCAGTTGCCGGGCGGCGGCTGGCCGACCGGCACCCTGATCGATTTGCTGCTGCAACAGCCCGGCATCGGCGAAATGCGCCTGCTGCGCCCGGCGCTGGCGGCGGCCGCATCGCGCCGCATCGTGCTCCTGCAGCCACCCCATCCGCCGCAGGCGCTGGCGCTGGCCGCGCTCGGCGTGCCGCCGTCCCAGCTGATCTGGCTGCGCGCGACGCGCGGGGCCGATGCGCTGTGGGCGGCCGAGCAGGTGCTGCGCAGCGGCAGTTGCGGGGCGCTGCTGTTCTGGACCAACCACGCGCGCGGCGAAAGCCTGCGCCGCCTGCATCTGGCGGCCCAGTGCGGAGAAACCCTGTTCTTCATGATGCGCCCGCTGGCGAGCGCCCAGGATTCCTCGCCGGCGCCGCTGCGCCTGTCCTTGCGGCCCGCCGCGGGCGGGCTCGACATCGGTTTCATCAAACGCCGGGGACCGCAGCGCGATGCGCCGCTGTTCCTGCCCCTCACTCCTTCCTTGCTCCAACGCCATGCGACTGTGGATCGGCCTGTACCTGCCCCGGTTACCGCTCGAGGTTTTCAGCCCGAACTGGTCAACTGA
- the hepT gene encoding type VII toxin-antitoxin system HepT family RNase toxin → MDDTVLIGKTAIIERCCRRAREEYEKDPTTFVGDLTRQDAATLNVIRAWEAAVEMGDYVIAMADLGEPFNEREVISILADNGWIGATLAEDLKRTGEFCRAEWDYQAAPLPALVTIIKRGLDDFGAYNQALLAGAATLPDTPQE, encoded by the coding sequence ATGGACGACACCGTATTGATCGGCAAGACCGCCATCATCGAACGCTGCTGCCGCCGCGCCCGCGAAGAGTACGAGAAGGACCCGACCACTTTTGTGGGCGACCTGACGCGCCAGGACGCGGCCACCCTGAACGTGATCCGCGCCTGGGAAGCGGCGGTCGAGATGGGCGATTACGTGATCGCCATGGCCGACCTGGGCGAACCTTTCAACGAGCGCGAGGTCATCAGTATATTGGCCGACAACGGCTGGATCGGCGCCACCCTGGCCGAGGACCTGAAACGCACCGGCGAATTCTGCCGCGCCGAATGGGACTACCAGGCCGCGCCGCTGCCGGCTCTGGTGACGATCATCAAGCGCGGGCTGGACGATTTCGGGGCCTATAACCAGGCGCTGCTGGCGGGCGCGGCCACGCTGCCGGATACGCCGCAGGAGTGA
- a CDS encoding Y-family DNA polymerase → MRLWIGLYLPRLPLEVFSPNWSTDAGCVVLEQERVLAASPLARAAGVQIGMRRGGVLMLMPEARIVERSPEREAEALHAVAMALLQYTPQVTQAEESTLLIDIGASLRLFGGIRALCRRVRASLRALGFSSYLSCAPSARGSWMLARQRAGRVLTIASLTRRLDRLPSTLPPPARPFASWFEGIGCFDIGAMRRLPRPGLQRRCGRALLDVLDAAYGMAPELFEWIEAPTVFHAKIELFDRIENAEECLQGAERLVQQLTGWLCAHQLAVERIVLLLDHERGRVARPPTAVEIALGEPTWRDEHLVRLLRERLAKTVLEAPVIGLALDAAQLQPMAPPSESLFPEPGGSEEDRVRMLELLVARLGPDNVLQALPQADYRPEIANTWVPVQQKVRESVRSAQMPADVQSLPRPTWILAKPIALLMRNHRPFYGSPLKMASAPERIEAGWWSESQTRDYFIAEGQDHTLYWVYRERIVGAGEDADPRWYLHGLFG, encoded by the coding sequence ATGCGACTGTGGATCGGCCTGTACCTGCCCCGGTTACCGCTCGAGGTTTTCAGCCCGAACTGGTCAACTGACGCCGGCTGCGTCGTGCTCGAGCAGGAGCGGGTGCTGGCAGCCTCGCCCCTGGCGCGCGCCGCCGGCGTCCAGATCGGCATGCGCCGCGGCGGCGTGCTGATGCTCATGCCCGAGGCGCGCATCGTCGAGCGTTCCCCCGAGCGCGAGGCCGAGGCCCTGCACGCGGTGGCGATGGCGCTCTTGCAGTACACGCCGCAGGTGACGCAGGCCGAGGAATCGACGCTGTTGATCGACATCGGCGCCAGCCTGCGCCTGTTCGGCGGCATCCGCGCCTTGTGCCGGCGTGTGCGCGCCAGCCTGCGCGCGCTCGGCTTTTCAAGCTACCTCAGCTGCGCGCCCAGCGCGCGCGGCAGCTGGATGCTGGCCCGCCAGCGCGCCGGCCGGGTCCTCACCATCGCTTCCCTCACGCGCCGCCTCGACCGCCTGCCGAGCACGCTGCCGCCGCCGGCCCGGCCCTTTGCCAGCTGGTTCGAAGGCATCGGCTGCTTCGACATCGGCGCCATGCGGCGCCTGCCGCGGCCCGGCCTGCAGCGCCGTTGCGGCCGCGCGCTGCTCGACGTCCTCGACGCCGCCTACGGCATGGCGCCCGAGCTGTTCGAATGGATCGAAGCGCCGACCGTCTTCCACGCGAAGATCGAACTGTTCGATCGCATCGAGAACGCCGAGGAGTGCCTGCAAGGCGCCGAGCGCCTGGTGCAGCAACTGACCGGCTGGCTGTGCGCGCACCAGCTGGCCGTGGAGCGCATCGTGCTGCTGCTCGACCACGAGCGGGGCCGGGTGGCGCGTCCGCCCACCGCGGTCGAGATCGCGCTGGGCGAACCGACCTGGCGCGACGAGCACCTGGTGCGCCTGCTGCGCGAGCGCCTGGCGAAAACCGTATTGGAGGCCCCCGTCATCGGCCTCGCGCTCGATGCCGCCCAACTGCAGCCGATGGCGCCGCCGAGCGAGTCGCTGTTTCCCGAGCCCGGCGGCAGCGAGGAAGACCGGGTGCGCATGCTCGAATTGCTGGTGGCGCGCCTCGGGCCCGACAACGTTTTACAGGCGCTGCCCCAGGCCGACTACCGGCCGGAAATCGCCAACACCTGGGTGCCGGTGCAGCAGAAGGTGCGCGAATCGGTCCGTTCCGCGCAGATGCCGGCGGACGTGCAAAGCCTGCCGCGCCCGACCTGGATTTTAGCCAAGCCGATTGCGCTGCTGATGCGCAATCACCGGCCCTTCTATGGTTCGCCCTTGAAAATGGCGTCGGCGCCGGAACGGATCGAAGCGGGCTGGTGGAGCGAATCGCAGACGCGCGATTATTTCATTGCGGAGGGGCAGGACCATACGCTGTACTGGGTGTACCGGGAGCGCATCGTGGGGGCGGGCGAGGATGCGGATCCGAGGTGGTATCTGCATGGCTTGTTCGGGTGA